The following proteins are co-located in the Chlorogloeopsis sp. ULAP01 genome:
- a CDS encoding MarC family protein: MDTSVLIKTFVAVFVLADAIGNIPILLVLTKGMEAEQRNKVIDKAILVAIAVLLLFACAGKFILIYLDVSMGSLRVAGGLLLLLIALQMLQGQLDTPVIDKERDVAITPLALPLLAGPGTLTSVMLLMSESPSPHISVVVGIIVAMFVSWLILRQANFIDNWIGAEGEVIITQLLGFLLAALAVEIGSTGVKELFLS; this comes from the coding sequence GTGGATACGTCTGTTCTCATTAAAACTTTTGTTGCTGTCTTTGTACTTGCGGATGCGATTGGTAATATACCAATACTTTTGGTTTTGACCAAAGGTATGGAAGCAGAACAAAGAAACAAAGTGATAGATAAAGCCATTTTAGTGGCAATAGCAGTGCTTTTACTATTCGCCTGTGCTGGTAAATTCATTTTGATTTACTTGGATGTCAGTATGGGATCTTTACGAGTAGCTGGAGGATTACTGCTATTATTAATTGCTTTACAAATGCTACAAGGACAATTAGACACTCCAGTGATTGACAAAGAGCGTGATGTAGCAATTACTCCTTTAGCATTGCCATTATTAGCTGGGCCTGGCACACTTACATCTGTAATGTTATTAATGTCAGAATCTCCTAGTCCGCATATTAGTGTAGTAGTGGGAATTATCGTAGCGATGTTCGTTAGTTGGCTAATTTTGCGACAAGCAAACTTTATTGATAATTGGATCGGTGCAGAAGGTGAAGTAATTATTACTCAACTTTTAGGTTTTTTATTGGCGGCATTGGCAGTGGAAATTGGCAGTACAGGAGTTAAAGAGTTGTTTTTGAGTTAA
- a CDS encoding peptidoglycan-binding protein, whose protein sequence is MFSILIVIGFTRLNLDYIPVNTAIPKPVHEFLKLTQVSLQDIDNQPILKFGSTGDEVKTLQAQLLKLGYYDGVIDGQYGTATRDAVIKFQQNRNLAANGIASTQITKLLEAEVEKKSIVANVTPQAAQQKRVSGRHSFVWWLLVAIALLGSTGALLYLVKWLSKGKKNAPTDTSEDTSELETSIQAETNPVTQASQELEATANQDSPSSNGITPQVADTPQPKKLLPPIATPHLAKVNIVEELIKDLNSSDPIHRAKAIWDLGQQGDSRAIQPLVDLMIDADSQQRSLILAALAEIGTRTLKPMNRALAMSLQDESPQVRQNAIRDLTRVYDMIAQISQMLCHAVQDSDVEVQATARYALAQMHRIRSLSSPENLPGTSSTEFQD, encoded by the coding sequence ATGTTCTCAATTCTGATCGTCATCGGCTTTACTCGCTTAAATTTGGACTACATTCCAGTAAACACAGCTATCCCAAAACCAGTCCATGAATTTCTAAAACTTACCCAAGTCAGTTTGCAAGACATCGACAACCAGCCAATTCTCAAATTTGGCAGTACAGGGGATGAAGTCAAGACATTACAAGCCCAACTACTAAAGTTAGGCTACTACGATGGTGTGATCGATGGACAATATGGTACAGCCACACGCGATGCTGTAATTAAATTTCAGCAAAACCGAAATTTAGCAGCAAATGGAATTGCTAGTACCCAAATTACGAAACTGCTGGAAGCAGAAGTAGAAAAAAAATCTATTGTCGCCAATGTAACTCCGCAGGCTGCCCAACAGAAACGGGTATCTGGAAGACACAGTTTTGTGTGGTGGTTGCTTGTGGCGATCGCCCTTTTAGGAAGTACTGGCGCACTGCTATATCTTGTGAAATGGCTTAGTAAAGGCAAAAAAAATGCGCCGACAGATACTTCAGAAGATACTTCAGAGCTAGAAACTTCTATTCAAGCCGAAACTAACCCAGTTACGCAAGCTTCACAAGAGCTTGAAGCCACAGCCAATCAAGATTCCCCTAGCTCTAATGGCATTACTCCCCAAGTAGCTGATACACCACAACCTAAAAAATTACTACCACCAATAGCCACTCCCCATCTTGCCAAAGTCAATATTGTTGAAGAATTGATCAAAGACTTAAATAGTTCCGATCCGATCCATCGAGCTAAAGCGATTTGGGATTTGGGGCAACAAGGAGATTCACGAGCAATTCAGCCATTGGTAGATTTGATGATTGATGCAGATTCGCAACAACGTAGTTTAATTTTGGCTGCTTTGGCAGAAATTGGCACCCGCACGCTCAAACCGATGAACCGCGCATTAGCAATGTCATTGCAAGATGAAAGTCCCCAAGTACGGCAAAATGCTATTCGCGATCTGACTCGCGTGTACGATATGATAGCTCAAATCAGCCAGATGTTATGTCATGCGGTGCAAGATTCCGATGTTGAAGTTCAAGCAACAGCAAGATATGCTCTTGCACAAATGCATCGTATTCGTAGCTTGTCGTCACCGGAAAATCTACCAGGAACTTCATCAACAGAATTTCAAGATTGA
- a CDS encoding DMT family transporter has protein sequence MQLKLSASRLPLAPLLLIAPFFLWGTAMVAMKGVISHTTPLFMAGVRILPAGILILIAAIMMGKPQPRGWAAWLWIVLFALVDGTLFQGFLAEGLVRTGAGLGSVMIDSQPLAVALMSSWLFQERIGLWGWLGLLLGVTGISLIGLPDEWILGIFSHHTLPLFHSLGQAQGAAPTIPLLDSLFQSGEWLMLLAALSMAVGTVLIRFVSRYADPIAATGWHMILGGLPLWAISSVAESQQLPNLVASDWLALAYATVFGSAIAYGLFFYFASRGNLTSLSSLTFLTPVFALLFGNLLLKEILSPLQWGGVGLTLISIYLINQRDSLAGVSKNETLSEQIATKQQQPILETSGKKLNSLTVPVRESEPEILPSKNS, from the coding sequence ATGCAGCTGAAACTCAGTGCATCTCGGCTTCCCCTCGCTCCCCTACTCCTAATCGCACCCTTTTTCCTGTGGGGTACGGCTATGGTGGCGATGAAAGGAGTTATTTCCCACACCACACCACTATTCATGGCAGGAGTGCGTATCTTACCAGCCGGGATACTGATTTTGATTGCAGCGATAATGATGGGCAAACCTCAGCCTAGAGGTTGGGCAGCTTGGCTGTGGATTGTTTTATTTGCCTTGGTAGATGGAACATTATTTCAAGGTTTTTTGGCAGAGGGATTGGTTAGAACTGGTGCTGGCTTAGGCTCAGTGATGATTGATTCTCAGCCATTGGCTGTTGCTTTGATGTCTTCTTGGCTATTTCAAGAAAGAATTGGCTTATGGGGATGGCTGGGGCTTTTACTTGGAGTCACAGGTATTAGTTTGATTGGCTTACCTGATGAGTGGATTCTGGGTATTTTTTCTCATCATACTCTCCCGCTCTTCCACTCTTTAGGGCAGGCACAAGGCGCTGCCCCTACGATTCCACTTCTTGACTCCCTGTTTCAAAGTGGCGAATGGTTAATGCTGCTGGCGGCGCTAAGTATGGCTGTGGGAACGGTTTTAATTCGGTTTGTTAGCCGCTATGCTGATCCTATAGCTGCAACAGGTTGGCATATGATTTTGGGTGGTTTGCCTTTGTGGGCGATTTCATCAGTTGCAGAATCGCAGCAATTACCGAATTTAGTGGCTTCTGATTGGCTCGCTTTAGCTTACGCCACAGTGTTTGGCAGTGCGATCGCCTATGGATTATTTTTCTATTTTGCTTCTAGGGGCAATCTTACTAGTCTCAGTTCTCTGACTTTCCTGACTCCTGTATTTGCCTTATTATTTGGCAATTTGTTGCTCAAAGAAATTCTTAGTCCCTTACAGTGGGGAGGGGTTGGTTTGACTTTAATCAGCATCTATTTGATCAATCAGCGCGATTCCTTAGCAGGTGTAAGTAAGAACGAAACTTTATCAGAACAAATAGCTACTAAACAACAGCAACCGATTTTAGAAACTTCTGGAAAAAAACTGAACTCTCTAACCGTACCCGTGAGAGAATCCGAACCAGAAATTTTACCCTCAAAGAATTCTTGA